A genomic stretch from Marinimicrobium sp. C6131 includes:
- the nrdG gene encoding anaerobic ribonucleoside-triphosphate reductase activating protein, with product MLRYLTEDVVFQEVPGEVSLAYTVTGCPLRCPGCHSADSWDPQGGRPLTPDFLIQRLKDYRGLVTCVLFFGGEWQPSALLALLAAAQRQGVHRCLYTGLDTVEPRLRRQLTFLKTGPWVRELGGLDSPTTNQRLIDLRTGAMLNHHFQGGHSHASTHTTPDRSETELHSGILARG from the coding sequence ATGTTGCGTTATCTCACCGAAGATGTGGTCTTTCAGGAGGTTCCTGGAGAAGTGTCTCTGGCCTACACGGTTACCGGATGTCCACTGCGCTGCCCGGGTTGTCACAGTGCGGACAGCTGGGACCCTCAAGGTGGTCGCCCTCTGACGCCTGACTTTCTGATTCAGCGATTGAAAGACTATCGGGGGCTGGTGACCTGTGTGCTCTTTTTCGGTGGTGAATGGCAGCCGAGCGCCTTGCTGGCGTTATTGGCTGCCGCCCAACGTCAGGGAGTACATCGTTGCCTGTACACCGGTCTTGATACGGTCGAGCCCCGCTTACGTCGTCAACTGACGTTTCTTAAAACCGGCCCTTGGGTTCGGGAGTTGGGCGGCCTCGACAGCCCCACCACCAATCAACGCCTTATCGATTTGCGCACCGGCGCAATGCTCAACCATCACTTCCAAGGAGGTCACTCCCATGCTTCAACTCACACCACACCAGATCGATCAGAAACTGAGCTTCATTCAGGAATACTTGCACGCGGATAA
- a CDS encoding MOSC domain-containing protein: MVERKFVTLDRLFIGRAIPYGPNGELSAIHKAPLEGPVTVTSLGLTGDQQGDPRHHGGPDKAIHHYPADHYPHWQQQLPDTHGKRWHCGAFGENISTVGLTESDVCFGDIFALGSVRLQVSQARQPCWKLNHRFHEKDMAQRVQDSGRTGWYYRVLTPGTLQAGDRFKLIDRPHPDWPLTRILHFLFLDPLNTEALRAMHELPRLPASWQKLLEHRLNTGEVESWDRRLRTPTKTV, translated from the coding sequence ATGGTAGAACGAAAATTTGTCACGCTAGACCGGCTTTTTATCGGACGTGCTATACCCTACGGCCCGAACGGTGAACTCAGCGCCATTCACAAAGCCCCCCTGGAGGGCCCAGTCACGGTCACTTCTTTAGGTCTGACCGGTGATCAACAAGGTGATCCGCGTCATCATGGCGGCCCCGACAAAGCCATCCACCATTATCCCGCCGACCACTACCCCCACTGGCAACAGCAACTGCCCGACACGCACGGCAAGCGCTGGCACTGTGGCGCGTTTGGTGAGAACATCAGCACCGTTGGTTTGACTGAGAGCGATGTCTGTTTCGGCGACATCTTTGCCCTCGGTTCTGTCCGTCTTCAGGTGAGCCAGGCCCGCCAACCCTGCTGGAAACTGAACCACCGGTTTCACGAGAAAGACATGGCGCAACGAGTGCAAGATAGCGGTCGGACGGGCTGGTACTATCGGGTATTGACCCCGGGCACACTTCAGGCGGGTGATCGGTTCAAATTGATTGATCGGCCTCATCCGGATTGGCCATTGACGCGCATACTGCACTTTCTGTTTCTCGATCCTCTGAACACAGAGGCATTGCGCGCCATGCATGAGCTTCCCCGCTTACCGGCGTCTTGGCAAAAGTTGCTAGAACATCGATTGAACACCGGTGAAGTGGAGAGTTGGGACCGACGATTACGGACGCCGACAAAAACCGTATAA
- a CDS encoding trans-sulfuration enzyme family protein: MPINKPQALRTRLIHNHPDNDPYGSPYCPVYNTTTYRQANTRALLDTIEGRADGPLYTRWGGNPTIEALEQSLAMLEQAPAALAFASGMAAISATLLCHGREGIVGVGDLYGGTLEFLEHNARPLGYPVEYRRYDQLDELGDTLRPGMLVYCETPANPTLRLIDIAALAEQVHRKGALLMVDNTFATPINQQPLTLGADLVVHSASKYLGGHSDITAGALMGDRERVRRVASWRTNLGQILSPETAALLARSLRTLPLRVRTHNDNALALAQALETMSPIRRVLYPGLASFAQHELAKRQMCGFGGMLSIELEGDFEQAAAVADRLKVFVLAPSLGGLESLVSQPCATSHHGISREQRMAQGISDSLLRLSVGVESVEDLISDIQQALDAAYDSAR, encoded by the coding sequence ATGCCGATAAATAAGCCCCAGGCACTACGGACACGTTTAATTCACAACCACCCCGACAACGACCCCTACGGCAGCCCCTACTGCCCGGTGTACAACACCACCACCTACCGCCAGGCCAATACCCGGGCTCTACTTGATACCATTGAGGGGCGCGCCGATGGACCGCTGTATACCCGCTGGGGCGGCAACCCCACCATTGAGGCGCTTGAACAGAGTCTGGCAATGCTCGAACAGGCGCCGGCGGCACTGGCCTTCGCCTCGGGCATGGCCGCCATCTCGGCGACGTTGCTGTGTCACGGGCGCGAGGGCATCGTCGGCGTGGGCGACCTGTACGGCGGTACCCTGGAGTTTCTCGAGCATAACGCTCGCCCTCTGGGCTACCCGGTTGAGTACCGGCGCTACGATCAACTCGACGAACTGGGCGACACACTCAGGCCCGGGATGCTCGTGTACTGCGAAACGCCCGCCAACCCCACGCTCCGGCTGATCGACATCGCCGCCCTGGCCGAGCAGGTACACCGCAAAGGCGCCCTGCTCATGGTGGACAACACCTTTGCCACCCCCATTAACCAGCAGCCTCTGACCCTCGGGGCGGACCTGGTGGTGCACAGCGCCAGTAAATACCTCGGCGGCCACAGTGACATTACCGCCGGCGCGCTTATGGGCGACCGGGAACGAGTGCGTAGGGTCGCCTCATGGCGTACCAACCTGGGACAGATTCTGTCCCCGGAAACCGCCGCTCTGCTGGCCCGCAGCCTGCGTACCCTGCCTCTACGTGTACGCACCCATAACGACAACGCTTTGGCTTTGGCCCAGGCGCTTGAAACCATGTCGCCTATCCGCCGGGTGCTCTACCCGGGCCTCGCTTCGTTTGCCCAACACGAGCTGGCCAAACGACAAATGTGCGGCTTCGGAGGGATGCTCAGCATTGAACTCGAGGGCGATTTTGAACAGGCCGCCGCGGTGGCCGATCGTCTCAAGGTTTTTGTATTGGCGCCCAGTCTCGGTGGATTGGAGAGCCTGGTCAGCCAACCTTGCGCTACCAGTCACCATGGCATCAGCCGAGAACAGCGAATGGCGCAGGGCATCAGCGACAGTCTGTTGCGCCTGTCGGTAGGGGTAGAGTCCGTGGAAGATTTGATCAGCGACATCCAGCAGGCCCTTGACGCCGCTTACGACTCCGCCCGGTGA
- a CDS encoding class II glutamine amidotransferase, which yields MCELLAMSANTPTDLCFSFTGLTRRGGETGPHKDGWGVAFYEGKGVRNFHDANASASSRIAEVVQTHPIKSEVAICHIRQANVGDICLANTHPFTRELWGRYWVFAHNGQLSDFAPEPGFYEPVGTTDSEALFCDMLNHLRQHCDRHTPTAEVVQRLVSLSEGYARQGVFNLLLSNGDWLLTYCSTKMACITRRAPFGPARLKDADMMVDFKSETTPDDIVSVIVTEPLTSDETWNIYQPGEWRLWRKGEVVMASSAIDQTRQR from the coding sequence ATGTGCGAACTTCTGGCCATGAGCGCCAACACCCCCACCGATCTGTGCTTCAGCTTTACCGGCCTGACCCGCCGCGGCGGCGAAACCGGGCCTCACAAAGATGGGTGGGGCGTGGCGTTTTACGAAGGCAAAGGCGTGCGCAACTTCCACGACGCCAATGCCAGCGCCTCCTCCCGCATCGCCGAGGTAGTGCAGACCCATCCGATCAAAAGCGAAGTGGCCATCTGCCATATCCGTCAGGCCAATGTTGGGGACATTTGCCTGGCCAACACCCATCCGTTCACCCGCGAGCTCTGGGGCCGATACTGGGTGTTCGCCCACAACGGCCAGTTGTCGGATTTTGCGCCCGAACCCGGTTTCTACGAACCGGTGGGCACAACGGACAGCGAGGCGCTGTTCTGCGATATGCTCAACCACCTGCGCCAGCATTGCGACCGGCACACGCCGACCGCCGAGGTGGTACAGCGGCTGGTGAGTCTGTCCGAAGGCTACGCCCGTCAGGGGGTATTCAACCTGCTGTTGAGCAATGGCGACTGGCTGCTCACCTACTGCTCCACCAAGATGGCCTGCATTACCCGCCGCGCACCCTTCGGTCCGGCCCGCCTGAAGGACGCCGACATGATGGTGGATTTCAAATCGGAAACCACGCCCGACGACATTGTTAGCGTGATCGTCACCGAACCGCTCACCAGCGATGAGACCTGGAATATCTACCAGCCCGGCGAGTGGCGCCTGTGGCGCAAGGGTGAAGTGGTCATGGCAAGTTCAGCCATCGACCAAACTCGCCAGAGATAA
- a CDS encoding NAD(P)-binding domain-containing protein has protein sequence MGAGIARRLLHRNHNVVVFDRNAKVTDKMAAPHAVTYTRAPWAPGILSKWSTTALSTA, from the coding sequence ATGGGCGCTGGCATCGCGCGACGCCTCTTACACAGAAACCACAATGTCGTCGTTTTCGACCGAAATGCGAAAGTTACCGACAAGATGGCCGCGCCGCACGCGGTTACATACACGCGGGCCCCGTGGGCGCCGGGCATTTTGTCAAAATGGTCCACAACGGCATTGAGTACGGCTTGA
- a CDS encoding hexameric tyrosine-coordinated heme protein: MSNRYSALSALLVLFLALMSPTLAVADETEGKTNGKQPLSLITASPDDGFALAVTLARRSVTTMQQNKDILHSERPEYAESADGLIAASHVIAVWFDTIARANDYWRE, translated from the coding sequence ATGTCGAATCGATATTCCGCGCTCAGCGCCCTACTGGTTCTTTTTCTGGCCCTTATGTCACCGACACTGGCCGTGGCCGATGAGACCGAAGGCAAGACTAACGGAAAACAACCTTTGAGCCTGATAACCGCGTCCCCGGATGACGGGTTTGCTCTGGCCGTCACCCTGGCGCGCCGATCCGTGACCACCATGCAACAGAACAAGGACATACTGCACAGCGAGCGCCCCGAGTATGCCGAAAGTGCGGACGGTCTGATCGCTGCGTCCCACGTGATCGCCGTATGGTTCGATACCATCGCCAGAGCCAATGATTATTGGCGGGAATAA
- a CDS encoding TetR family transcriptional regulator C-terminal domain-containing protein, translating to MFLAHVGFVVRHPGIPRVMLGELQKPGQGAAKKVMQATLNHYRQTVVGLLKRGIAQGQIAPDTDTEAAAVLYLGAIQGLVVQGVISGDIRALEPTAPRIFRLFRAGLQETRHDSTS from the coding sequence ATGTTTCTGGCTCACGTGGGCTTTGTGGTCCGGCACCCAGGCATCCCGCGCGTGATGCTCGGCGAATTACAAAAACCCGGCCAGGGCGCCGCCAAAAAAGTCATGCAAGCCACTCTGAACCACTACCGCCAGACCGTCGTGGGCCTGCTCAAGCGGGGCATAGCGCAGGGGCAAATTGCCCCGGACACCGATACTGAGGCGGCGGCGGTACTCTACCTGGGAGCCATTCAGGGGTTGGTGGTCCAGGGAGTCATCAGTGGCGATATTCGCGCGCTGGAACCCACCGCACCGCGCATTTTCAGACTGTTCCGTGCCGGCCTGCAGGAGACTCGCCATGATTCGACATCCTAA
- a CDS encoding efflux RND transporter periplasmic adaptor subunit, with translation MIRHPKRLLALTVLLGLTFVVVMVKLKQPPERADHPSEGTAVQILEITPRVFHTEVRSYGQILPAQSWNAVANVGGRVTWKHPELESGNLIAAGTRLLEIDPTRYELAQTSAQADLAGIEAELRQLAQEARNTQALLALEERRLALAQRELERAETLAERGALSQTRYDEQQRATLQQEQAVQSLSNQLNLIPVKRETLEARRARAESALASARQDLNDTRFEAPWDLRVHRADIDTGQHISPGQSLFIADDITRSEATVQLQVPQLRRVLAQLPDYPTLEATPANGLSFTDFHKQLPLSELNVRVTPTNVPDAHWTGTLHRITSSLDPATRTVQAVISVEEPYRNAHPPARPPLVRNMFVQATLSAPTPEPVIVVPASAVHQGEVYLASDDNRLRRQPVSVAWEQGDQAVIDQGLEPGDRLILDDLVPAIEGTRLTPQTGQAPLDDPTRTNPGAQP, from the coding sequence ATGATTCGACATCCTAAACGCCTGCTGGCCTTGACGGTCCTTTTGGGGCTGACCTTTGTGGTGGTCATGGTCAAATTGAAGCAGCCACCGGAACGGGCCGATCACCCCTCGGAGGGTACGGCGGTGCAGATTCTGGAAATCACGCCACGAGTGTTCCACACCGAGGTGCGAAGCTACGGGCAGATTCTGCCCGCCCAGAGCTGGAATGCGGTGGCCAATGTCGGCGGCCGGGTGACCTGGAAACACCCGGAGCTGGAGAGCGGCAACCTGATTGCTGCGGGTACCCGGTTACTGGAAATCGACCCCACCCGGTATGAGCTGGCCCAAACCTCCGCCCAGGCCGATCTGGCCGGTATCGAGGCCGAGCTGCGTCAGTTGGCCCAAGAGGCTCGCAATACCCAGGCGCTGCTGGCGCTGGAGGAACGCCGACTGGCGCTGGCCCAACGGGAACTGGAGCGGGCCGAGACCCTGGCCGAGCGGGGCGCCCTGTCACAGACCCGCTACGACGAGCAACAGCGGGCGACCCTTCAGCAGGAGCAAGCCGTCCAGAGCCTGAGCAACCAGCTCAACCTGATTCCGGTAAAGCGCGAGACGTTGGAAGCACGCCGGGCTCGGGCCGAGTCAGCGCTGGCCAGTGCCCGGCAGGACCTGAATGACACCCGCTTCGAGGCGCCGTGGGACTTACGGGTGCACCGGGCCGACATCGACACCGGACAGCACATCAGCCCGGGCCAGAGTCTGTTCATTGCCGATGACATCACCCGTTCCGAGGCCACGGTGCAATTGCAAGTCCCGCAGTTGCGGCGGGTACTGGCGCAGTTGCCGGATTATCCCACCTTAGAGGCGACGCCCGCCAACGGCCTCTCGTTCACCGACTTTCACAAACAGCTACCCCTGAGCGAGCTGAACGTCCGGGTTACCCCGACCAACGTCCCCGATGCCCACTGGACCGGAACACTCCATCGGATCACCAGCAGTCTCGACCCGGCCACGCGCACGGTTCAGGCGGTCATTTCGGTCGAGGAACCCTATCGCAACGCTCATCCACCGGCGCGCCCACCACTGGTGCGTAACATGTTCGTGCAGGCGACTCTCAGCGCACCCACTCCGGAGCCAGTAATTGTGGTGCCCGCCAGCGCCGTGCATCAGGGCGAGGTCTACCTCGCCAGTGACGATAATCGCCTACGGCGCCAGCCGGTCAGTGTTGCCTGGGAACAAGGGGATCAGGCGGTGATTGATCAGGGACTTGAACCGGGAGACCGATTAATTCTGGATGATCTGGTGCCCGCCATCGAAGGTACGCGATTGACCCCACAGACCGGTCAGGCTCCGCTGGATGATCCGACCCGGACAAACCCCGGAGCTCAGCCATGA
- a CDS encoding efflux RND transporter permease subunit yields the protein MIRWFTAHPTASNLLLILMLAMGLFAAPSLTRETFPDYRPPEVSITMEYRGATAADVEEAICQRLGEALQRVDNLQEMACTARDNQAQTIASMAASGDMGRFLDDIRTEIEALTDLPEEAEAPIIRELYRTDLVAAIAVTGPMSFAHLESYSSELEDRLFSIDGVADVVPVGLSQRQWQVEVSQHQLRQYDLGVQDIARAIGSQNVDMPLGTLETDAQDIQLRFVDERRSLKSLTNLPVLGTESGALLTLGDIATLSETYERQEERVEFNGRRAIILEVHKNQNQDALQVMDALQNFVAKETARRDGTVNLEITQDMTSIVKDRLQMLVGNGIVGLLLVGAVMALFFRPRLALWALFGLPTAFAGAFLVMALTGLSLNMITLVALLMAIGIVMDDSVVISENIARRASEGDTPLEAAAGGTLEMLPGVLSSFLTTVSVFVPLAFLAGELGSVLEVLPVVLIAALAASLIEAFWILPHHLKGGLGAGKDKRASHIRDRFDRGFEALREKVGQLADGAIRFRYAVLAGVLIVLLGSVGLMVGGKVHMEAMPEIDGDVLEARVLMPQGTPLHQTRDITARITAAMQRLNDEFRPEQPGGQTLVRNLQTRFNQHAGAGEKGAHVATVMADLLTAEHRTVDLATLTERWYSEIGTIPGLIALNIQEPGFGPAGIPIEIRLQGRDLDRLKEAANHLSNEMAQYTGTFNVLDDLRPGKPQRTLTLKDSALALGLTAGNVAGQLRTGLLGDIVDTVQIGDQHIEVLVRQSNAERTTRAFLDDAVITGKNGQMIPLREVAQITDERQWAQVTRIDGRRTVTVSADVDGRKTNADAIVTDLQKRVFPTLRAKWPDIELHIEGQTARSRETGQSIARGLLIGLLGIFLILSFQFRSYLEPIIVMLSIPVALMGAVWGHLLMGYNLSMPSLIGAASLAGIVVNNAILLVQFIKRYREQGMSAGHAVGAASRARFRAILITTSTTVAGLLPLLAETSTQAMAVIPLVISVVFGLLVSTLLILLVLPALYTILEDLGWAR from the coding sequence ATGATCCGCTGGTTCACCGCCCACCCCACCGCGAGCAACCTGTTGCTGATTCTGATGCTGGCAATGGGCCTGTTTGCCGCCCCCAGTCTCACCCGGGAAACCTTTCCGGACTACCGGCCGCCAGAAGTCAGCATCACCATGGAGTACCGCGGCGCTACGGCCGCCGATGTGGAAGAGGCGATCTGCCAACGCCTGGGGGAAGCCCTTCAGCGGGTAGATAACCTGCAGGAGATGGCCTGCACCGCACGGGACAACCAGGCTCAGACCATTGCCAGCATGGCCGCCAGCGGTGACATGGGGCGGTTTCTGGACGACATCCGTACCGAAATCGAGGCCCTGACAGACTTACCGGAAGAGGCCGAAGCGCCGATCATCCGCGAGCTCTATCGCACCGACCTGGTGGCCGCCATCGCCGTGACAGGTCCCATGAGCTTTGCCCATCTGGAAAGTTACAGCAGCGAACTGGAAGACCGGCTGTTCAGTATTGACGGAGTGGCCGATGTGGTACCGGTGGGGCTGTCCCAACGCCAGTGGCAGGTGGAAGTGTCGCAGCATCAGCTCCGCCAGTACGATCTGGGGGTACAGGATATTGCCCGCGCCATCGGAAGCCAGAATGTCGATATGCCTCTGGGCACCCTGGAAACCGACGCACAGGATATACAGCTGCGCTTTGTGGATGAGCGACGCTCGCTAAAGAGCCTCACCAATCTGCCCGTGCTCGGCACCGAAAGCGGCGCCCTGCTAACGCTTGGCGATATTGCCACCCTGTCCGAGACCTACGAGCGGCAGGAGGAGCGGGTCGAATTCAACGGTCGGCGGGCGATCATTCTGGAAGTTCACAAAAACCAGAATCAAGATGCGCTGCAGGTCATGGACGCACTGCAAAACTTTGTCGCCAAGGAAACCGCCCGACGTGACGGCACGGTCAACCTGGAAATCACCCAGGACATGACCTCCATCGTGAAGGACCGGCTGCAGATGCTGGTCGGCAACGGTATCGTGGGGCTGTTGTTGGTGGGTGCCGTCATGGCCCTGTTCTTCCGACCCCGGTTAGCACTCTGGGCCCTGTTCGGCTTGCCCACCGCCTTTGCAGGCGCCTTTTTGGTGATGGCCCTGACCGGGCTGTCCCTGAACATGATCACGCTGGTGGCCCTGTTGATGGCCATTGGCATCGTGATGGACGACTCGGTGGTCATCAGCGAGAACATCGCCCGCCGGGCCAGCGAGGGCGACACACCACTGGAAGCGGCCGCCGGCGGCACCCTGGAAATGCTACCCGGCGTTCTGTCTTCCTTTCTGACCACGGTGTCGGTATTTGTGCCTCTGGCCTTTCTTGCCGGCGAACTGGGCTCAGTCCTGGAAGTCCTGCCCGTGGTGCTGATAGCCGCCTTGGCGGCCTCACTGATTGAGGCCTTCTGGATTCTGCCCCACCATCTGAAAGGCGGCTTGGGTGCTGGTAAGGACAAACGAGCCTCCCATATTCGCGACCGCTTTGATCGGGGATTTGAAGCGCTCCGGGAAAAGGTCGGCCAGCTGGCCGACGGTGCCATCCGTTTTCGCTACGCGGTATTGGCCGGTGTGCTGATTGTTCTATTGGGCTCGGTTGGCCTGATGGTCGGTGGCAAGGTGCACATGGAAGCCATGCCGGAAATCGACGGCGACGTGCTGGAGGCACGGGTGTTGATGCCTCAGGGGACACCGCTGCACCAGACCCGGGATATCACCGCGCGCATTACGGCGGCCATGCAACGCCTTAACGACGAATTCCGTCCCGAACAACCCGGCGGCCAGACATTGGTGCGCAACCTACAGACGCGCTTCAACCAACACGCCGGCGCCGGCGAAAAAGGCGCCCATGTCGCTACCGTGATGGCCGACCTGCTCACGGCGGAACACCGCACGGTCGATCTGGCCACGCTGACCGAGCGCTGGTACTCGGAAATCGGGACCATTCCCGGGCTGATCGCCCTGAACATTCAGGAGCCCGGTTTTGGCCCGGCGGGCATTCCCATTGAAATTCGCCTGCAGGGCCGTGACCTGGACCGCCTGAAAGAAGCCGCCAACCACCTGAGCAACGAGATGGCCCAATACACCGGCACCTTCAATGTCCTGGACGATCTTCGCCCCGGTAAACCCCAGCGTACCCTGACCCTCAAAGACAGCGCGTTGGCCCTGGGGTTGACCGCCGGCAATGTTGCCGGTCAACTGCGCACCGGACTGCTGGGCGATATTGTGGATACCGTGCAGATTGGCGATCAGCACATTGAAGTGCTGGTACGCCAGAGCAATGCCGAACGCACTACTCGAGCGTTTTTGGATGATGCCGTGATCACCGGCAAAAACGGGCAGATGATTCCCTTGCGGGAGGTAGCTCAGATTACCGATGAGCGCCAGTGGGCCCAGGTCACGCGCATTGACGGTCGACGCACCGTGACCGTATCGGCTGATGTCGACGGCCGGAAAACCAACGCCGATGCGATTGTCACCGACCTTCAAAAACGGGTGTTCCCGACCCTACGCGCAAAGTGGCCCGACATTGAACTACACATTGAAGGCCAGACGGCCCGCTCCCGAGAGACCGGTCAATCCATTGCCCGGGGCCTGCTGATCGGTCTGCTGGGGATCTTTCTGATTCTTTCCTTCCAGTTTCGCAGCTACCTGGAACCGATCATTGTCATGTTGTCGATTCCGGTGGCCTTGATGGGGGCCGTCTGGGGCCACTTGTTGATGGGCTACAACCTGTCCATGCCCTCACTGATCGGTGCGGCCTCTCTGGCCGGCATTGTGGTAAACAACGCCATCCTGTTGGTGCAGTTCATCAAACGCTATCGGGAACAGGGGATGAGCGCCGGCCATGCCGTCGGCGCCGCCAGTCGCGCCCGTTTTCGTGCCATTCTCATTACCACCAGCACCACCGTGGCCGGTCTGCTGCCCCTGCTGGCGGAAACCAGCACTCAGGCCATGGCGGTGATTCCGCTGGTGATTTCGGTGGTGTTTGGTCTATTGGTCTCGACGTTATTGATACTGCTGGTCCTGCCAGCGCTTTATACAATATTGGAGGACCTGGGCTGGGCCCGGTAA
- the selD gene encoding selenide, water dikinase SelD produces the protein MTFDLTDTPPARLTQYSHGAGCGCKIAPDALARILRSSIPGEPDPNLLIGHDHNDDAAAYDWGDGNALLSTTDFFTPIVDDPRDFGRIAATNALSDIYAMGGTPLTALGLLGFPINTLPEAWARQIIEGAREICREAGIMLAGGHSIDTPEPLFGLAVTGRAPIGQLKRNSGATAQCLLYLTKPLGIGVLTTAEKRGVLVPEHQGIALSVMSQLNRVGTELASLAEVKAMTDVTGFGLLGHLLELCESSNLDARLWTDRIPALPHVMGYLRQGCIPGGTKRNARSYADQVEPLDANQSALLFDPQTSGGLLIAAEPDDAVPALLRRHGLPCTPIGQFEVKRTASPKIRFNRSSV, from the coding sequence ATGACGTTTGATCTAACCGACACGCCACCGGCTCGTTTGACGCAGTACAGTCACGGCGCCGGTTGTGGCTGCAAAATTGCCCCAGATGCGCTCGCGCGCATCCTTCGATCCTCCATTCCCGGCGAACCCGATCCGAATCTACTGATCGGGCATGACCATAACGACGATGCCGCTGCCTACGACTGGGGGGATGGCAACGCCCTGCTGAGCACTACCGACTTTTTCACCCCCATTGTCGATGATCCGCGGGATTTTGGGCGCATTGCGGCAACCAACGCACTGAGCGACATTTATGCCATGGGCGGCACGCCGCTGACCGCTTTGGGGCTGCTCGGTTTTCCGATCAACACCCTGCCCGAGGCCTGGGCAAGGCAGATCATCGAGGGCGCACGAGAGATCTGTCGCGAAGCGGGTATCATGCTCGCCGGCGGCCACAGTATTGACACCCCGGAACCGCTGTTCGGTTTGGCCGTGACCGGCCGAGCCCCGATCGGGCAACTCAAGCGCAACAGCGGCGCCACCGCACAGTGCCTGCTCTACTTGACCAAGCCCCTGGGTATTGGTGTGCTGACCACAGCGGAGAAACGCGGTGTCCTGGTGCCGGAACATCAGGGTATCGCACTGAGTGTGATGAGTCAGTTGAACCGGGTTGGAACCGAACTGGCCTCACTGGCCGAGGTAAAAGCCATGACCGATGTCACCGGTTTTGGGCTTCTCGGGCACCTGCTGGAGTTGTGTGAAAGCAGCAACCTGGACGCCCGATTATGGACCGATCGAATTCCGGCCTTGCCACACGTAATGGGCTACTTGCGCCAAGGTTGCATCCCCGGTGGCACCAAGCGCAACGCAAGAAGCTATGCCGACCAGGTTGAACCTCTGGATGCCAACCAAAGCGCACTGCTGTTCGACCCACAGACCAGCGGCGGACTGCTGATCGCCGCCGAACCGGATGATGCGGTACCGGCATTACTCAGACGACACGGACTACCGTGCACGCCCATTGGACAGTTCGAGGTCAAAAGAACGGCTTCCCCTAAAATTCGTTTTAATCGTTCCAGTGTTTGA